A portion of the Podospora pseudoanserina strain CBS 124.78 chromosome 2, whole genome shotgun sequence genome contains these proteins:
- the SPE2 gene encoding spermidine resistance protein (COG:T; BUSCO:EOG09263LNF; EggNog:ENOG503NUFX): MTSTNVTNSAAAEETQLTINHEITADLDSTNAFEGPEKLLEVWFAPSAKTLPPGVKENGLKSVSPSIWEGMLDMVNCKVLSIVNSDHVDAYLLSESSMFVFPHKLILKTCGTTTLLLGLRRLLRIAAIDAGFPFHNVKTLEDERVAATPHRVFYSRKNFLFPDRQQGPHSSWKEEVKFLDELFENGSAYLVGRMNADHWYLYMTSPTTSTLTPPRTPSSSTGGSPTRSAKIPTGIVAPCVGSLDDNDDETLEILMMDLDQDLAKQWYLEDSDKSGEGHALGTVISNKCGLAEVYPTSVYPEARIDSYLFTPCGYSANGVIPAPTKSSDDAASRAAHYFTVHVTPEPICSYASFETNVPSGQNGRQTSEVIDHVINIFRPGRFTVTLFQTKNKPATPSDGADVEDNQRSLVKQTVDRIDGYRRIDRIIHEFEDYDLVFRYYERDGWTGTKKAMVGEDF, encoded by the coding sequence ATGACTTCCACCAACGTCACCAACAGCGCCGCCGCTGAGGAGACCCagctcaccatcaaccacgaGATTACCGCTGACTTGGACTCCACCAACGCCTTTGAGGGACCCGAGAAACTTCTCGAGGTCTGGTTTGCGCCGAGTGCCAAGACTCTTCCTCCTGGGGTCAAAGAGAATGGCCTGAAGTCGGTCAGCCCCTCCATCTGGGAGGGCATGTTGGATATGGTCAACTGCAAGGTCCTGTCCATCGTCAACTCTGATCACGTTGACGCCTACCTCCTTTCCGAGTCTAGCATGTTTGTGTTCCCCCACAAGCTTATCCTCAAGACCtgcggcaccaccaccctgttGCTGGGCCTGCGCCGTCTTCTTCGCATCGCTGCTATCGATGCCGGATTCCCTTTCCACAACGTCAAGACACTGGAGGATGAGCGCGTTGCCGCCACACCTCACCGTGTCTTTTACAGCCGCAAGAACTTCCTCTTCCCTGATCGCCAGCAAGGCCCCCACTCCAGCTGGAAGGAAGAGGTCAAGTTCCTGGACGAACTGTTCGAGAATGGTAGCGCCTATCTGGTCGGTCGCATGAATGCGGATCATTGGTATTTGTACATGACCTCACCTACCACTTCCACCTTGACCCCGCCTAGAACCCCTAGCTCTAGCACCGGCGGAAGCCCTACCCGCTCCGCCAAGATCCCAACAGGCATTGTGGCGCCTTGTGTGGGATccctcgacgacaacgaTGACGAGACGCTCGAGATCTTGATGATGGATCTCGACCAGGACCTTGCCAAGCAGTGGTACCTGGAGGACTCTGACAAATCTGGTGAGGGCCATGCTCTCGGCACTGTCATTTCCAACAAGTGTGGTCTGGCTGAAGTTTATCCCACCTCGGTCTACCCCGAGGCTCGCATCGACTCATATCTTTTCACCCCTTGCGGATATTCCGCCAACGGTGTCATTCCTGCACCCACCAAGTCCAGCGATGATGCTGCCAGTAGAGCTGCGCACTACTTCACTGTCCATGTCACCCCGGAGCCCATTTGCTCATACGCTTCGTTCGAGACCAACGTGCCGAGTGGCCAGAATGGACGCCAGACTTCCGAGGTCATTGACCACGTAATCAACATCTTCCGACCTGGTCGCTTCACTGTCACCCTATTCCAGACCAAGAATAAGCCCGCGACCCCTAGCGATGGCGCTGATGTCGAGGACAACCAGAGAAGCTTGGTCAAGCAGACAGTGGACCGGATTGATGGATACCGCCGCATCGACCGCATCATTCACGAGTTTGAGGATTATGACCTAGTTTTCCGCTACTACGAGCGCGATGGTTGGACTggcaccaagaaggccaTGGTTGGCGAAGACTTTTAA
- a CDS encoding hypothetical protein (COG:S; EggNog:ENOG503PEV2), with translation MLPIVTYLVSMLALISTVYSTPAVVDNSLSLHNTLFLAAYDDSEYILEWICDHDTSPAHQNPIRDGVDYLRSLQETPRPRTTQKVVVAAITWCNENFNTGIETMWEHIAAGAESLLTKCSYNNGRGVNGVARYSTHWFVKVWVNDC, from the exons ATGTTGCCTATCGTCACCTACCTCGTCAGCATGCTGGCACTGATCAGCACCGTGTACAGCACCCCCGCCGTTGTCGACAACTCACTCTCCCTTCACAACACCTTATTCCTCGCTGCTTATGACGACTCGGAGTATATCCTGGAATGGATCTGCGATCATGATACCTCGCCAgcccaccaaaaccccatCCGGGACGGAGTTGATTACCTACGTTCGTTGCAAGAGACACCCAGACCACGCACGACGCAAAAGGTTGTGGTCGC CGCAATTACTTGGTGTAACGAG aaCTTCAACACTGGTATCGAGACTATGTGGGAGCACATTGCCGCAGGTGCCGAGAGTCTGCTCACGAAGTGCTCTTACAACAACGGTCGCGGGGTGAATGGAGTGGCGCGTTATAGCACCCACTGGTTTGTGAAAGTTTGGGTCAACGACTGTTGA
- a CDS encoding hypothetical protein (EggNog:ENOG503PF9A) encodes MAAKELPRHILDDFGDPVPGDSKKWRDYPYANLQLREATQGVYNEQSDDIFANNGNEDAAVINAMFDAYRTVFDPDLDEIPAANRDLYHDVDELFTADILKKCHDGLVLGRRGEYLHGEHLYALTVRLLHLAQRDRNARLGPGTGKPTSRKPAAWYICPNEASVMVPSPVDHSEAQAQQAIDEAQPYLSRLIDADLRFQYENVVERFKQAKFTAHFANRNKAHWMAFILHKPIDATKNWTAFLFDSSPLPLNLQEPGQKYAKKAFVKWLEINCPQDTQRVKNVSYDGEKPKSPGPALIFLDRDISTQSDNWSCSLQCILNILAFIRYGCWGWDMIPHLRGKSNSEMVQTMMKILHNIMALKVNKNNLVDYNTENTKGKTYRQTPVLLNRVDPEDEECKQRAQKEKRKKEDEQKRGGQAERDKDEQKKKEWDDMTRIYDEAQSTLRTETDKRKRAPANQVVAEWPNKLKAWGAKWNETTVTSNSNETEEVKRKEAKRKEAARKEAEKQEVEKQATEKQATEKQAAERQAAEKQKAEQQKADRQAAENANRESWTSGNPDSSDDKSDGPGGGGGGRNGGGGRRDAPKRKRREHKYQGPNNTDYLNLGGDRIIKQLRDARQPVLVVDKDVPATAPGSDGIYRLFDRLLDLPEVAMFPTEIHSKFPPHTYPGKERMTKDTFNAFRHYEQALRDIRNGQAIQKEGIVPLALRQLASLQAHVRTGLQSYSRGLWFVLPTPYVLVVPEPGKAGPPLVRLGESRDRNDGFYYSRAEHEARFKKAESTIHFVYWEKTKHWAVMFRHPLHGHALYDSDVTFQGDRLSTRLEEADEAMKAWLGHNEIAFGKSLRPNLVKTRPSASESHWDSGLFALLNVVSRVHYRCYGWQGLPLQVYPEHTSIALRRRQIRALHNLVGLQMSEGIDTTRNYKSPTQPRFDFVAHPHYPTQRWDGRNERDNAIALLRPPTASTKKPDRPQYKDRGQNPRHLKRKKTTDTAATLVREIGKGEGHGPDENQPSPETARSGAEEVDAVAMSQFDGSKENMTTLPESELETAKLRAENVRLLQMIAADEEEIARLDVINDAFKKEVVVLQAALETENINVLDAGWATDRGNEILKKTRKKAVESVTPFELWRDREFGRPDNRKAKKKGEEYILLFEQGFGDVLDKLLALDDDKLKASLRRFRAEVTKAEQPNAADEDVFGAQPAAKPESKPQKRPPGSYYVTDRATAATSTASRPTTAITSRTIPGSNMRPGLSTIEESSSSPADESSTTAAQLRMQGRRSSSAGGSAKHAEILDFEEWLLRGGAVLRGGARLRGGRPLGQVMDADYELNWRARRLKSLRTFYGEMEAKDTEKGDDEGAAWARDRMEDCADMEMCWIGWKHKSDALLEGERQASLFRSTPIGVGERPDWFPDEVDEDLDLDLLDMETKGSLKAYVSEYHERFKGLFRVSGDKARRGSVNDTDSLLGKTAAGRRLGSRTPPHGGGPHATATASLGGGRQTTVTPSQGGRQQATVTPQGPQVGGRVTGGQQPTVTPPGPSVGGRITAGRRPTVTPQRPSVGRRIAGRQPTATPPGPTQRRPVGTATTKTPTPPHPFAGFTRTAPRVKPAVPGQSSSTEVSEEEEGNKIDTTQQSVGSTTPSMPPQPGSLRHLSFRPRPRIGGVVQGGRRSGLTPDRTVHCATGVTVMEYDDDPSTPVYERFSDEEEEEEEEDDAPAPQQIAGRKRSIDETGEVVDQGGRKSPKRPKPTVEGGSSESEEL; translated from the exons ATGGCAGCAAAGGAGCTTCCCCGGCATATCCTCGACGATTTCGGGGACCCGGTGCCGGGTGACTCGAAGAAGTGGCGGGATTATCCGTATGCGAATTTGCAATTGCGCGAAGCAACACAAGGCGTCTACAACGAGCAAAGCGATGACATCTTCGCCAACAATGGCAACGAAGACGCCGCCGTCATCAATGCCATGTTTGACGCATACAGGACCGTTTTTGACCCAGATCTCGACGAAATTCCGGCAGCAAACAGAGACCTCTACCATGATGTGGACGAACTGTTCACCGCCGATATTCTAAAGAAGTGCCACGACGGTCTTGTTCTGGGACGAAGGGGAGAATATCTGCATGGCGAACACTTGTATGCATTGACAGTCAGGCTGTTGCACTTGGCGCAGAGGGATAGAAACGCCCGCCTAGGTCCAGGAACGGGGAAGCCGACAAGCCGCAAACCCGCAGCATGGTATATTTGCCCCAATGAGGCGAGTGTGATGGTTCCGAGCCCAGTGGACCATTCAGAGGCTCAGGCTCAACAGGCTATAGACGAGGCGCAGCCCTACTTGAGCAGGCTGATAGACGCAGATTTGCGCTTCCAATATGAGaatgtggtggagaggttcAAACAGGCCAAATTTACAGCCCACTTCGCCAACCGAAACAAGGCTCATTGGATGGccttcatcctccacaaGCCAATAGATGCGACGAAGAACTGGACCGCATTTTTATTCGATTCGTCCCCACTACCTTTGAATTTACAGGAGCCAGGACAAAAATATGCCAAAAAAGCGTTTGTGAAGTGGCTCGAGATCAACTGCCCACAAGACACACAGCGGGTTAAAAACGTGTCATATGACGGAGAGAAGCCCAAATCTCCTGGCCCTGCCCTGATATTCCTCGACAGGGACATTTCGACACAAAGCGATAACTGGAGCTGTTCCCTCCAGTGTATCTTGAATATCTTAGCTTTTATCCGATatgggtgttggggttgggacaTGATACCGCATCTGAGAGGCAAATCGAACAGCGAGATGGTACAGACTATGATGAAAATTCTCCACAACATCATGGCACTCAAagtcaacaagaacaacctAGTGGATTACAACACCGAGAACACTAAAGGCAAGACTTATCGTCAGACACCGGTCCTGTTGAACCGAGTAGAccctgaagatgaagagtgTAAGCAGAGGGCAcagaaggaaaaaaggaagaaggaagatgaacagaagaggggggggcaAGCGGAGAGAGACAAAGacgagcagaagaagaaggagtggGATGACATGACGCGTATATACGATGAGGCGCAGAGTACTTTACGGACGGAAACCgacaagaggaaaagagcgCCGGCCAACCAGGTCGTAGCCGAGTGGCCAAACAAGTTAAAAGCATGGGGAGCAAAGTGGAACGAGACGACGGTAACAAGTAATAGCAATGAAACTGAGGAAGtcaagaggaaggaggccaAAAGGAAGGAAGCCGCAaggaaggaggccgagaagcaggaggTCGAGAAGCAGGCAACTGAGAAACAGGCAACTGAGAAGCAGGCAGCCGAGAGGCAGGCGGCCGAGAAGCAGAAGGCTGAGCAGCAGAAGGCCGATAGACAGGCAGCCGAGAATGCAAACAGAGAGAGCTGGACTTCAGGCAATCCAGACAGTTCAGACGACAAGTCGGACGGTccaggcggtggaggcggtggacgaaatggtggaggtggccggAGAGATGCGCCTAAACGGAAGCGCAGGGAACACAAGTACCAGGGACCCAACAATACTGACTATCTGAATCTGGGAGGGGACAGAATCATCAAGCAACTGAGAGACGCCCGTCAGCCTGTATTGGTCGTGGACAAGGATGTGCCTGCAACGGCGCCGGGCTCAGATGGCATATACAGACTCTTCGATCGGCTTCTCGACCTGCCTGAGGTTGCGATGTTTCCTACCGAAATCCATAGCAAGTTCCCCCCCCATACCTATCCGGGGAAGGAACGGATGACAAAAGACACATTCAATGCCTTTCGACATTACGAGCAGGCGCTGAGAGATATAAGGAATGGTCAGGCCATCCAAAAGGAAGGGATTGTGCCGCTGGCTCTGAGGCAGCTGGCTTCTCTGCAGGCCCATGTGCGAACCGGACTCCAAAGTTACTCTCGAGGGCTTTGGTTCGTGCTTCCCACCCCGTATGTGCTGGTCGTCCCCGAGCCTGGGAAGGCCGGCCCCCCTTTGGTACGGTTGGGAGAGTCCAGAGATCGAAATGACGGATTCTATTATTCCCGTGCTGAACACGAGGCGAGATTCAAAAAGGCGGAATCAACTATTCATTTTGTTTACTGGGAAAAGACCAAGCACTGGGCCGTCATGTTTCGACATCCTCTACATGGACATGCCCTCTACGACTCTGACGTTACATTTCAAGGCGACCGGCTGTCGACGCGACTGGAGGAAGCCGATGAGGCCATGAAAGCGTGGCTCGGTCATAACGAGATTGCGTTCGGCAAGAGCCTCCGGCCTAACCTTGTCAAAACTCGACCTTCTGCTTCCGAGAGCCACTGGGACAGCGGCCTCTTCGCGCTCCTCAACGTGGTCAGTCGGGTACACTACCGCTGCTATGGCTGGCAGGGGCTGCCCTTACAAGTCTACCCGGAGCATACCAGTATCgccctccgccgccgtcaaATCAGGGCCCTCCACAACCTTGTCGGTCTCCAAATGAGCGAAGGCATTGATACCACCAGAAACTACAAGTCGCCAACTCAACCGAGATTTGATTTTGTTGCCCACCCCCACTATCCGACCCAGCGCTGGGACGGCAGAAACGAGAGAGACAATGCCATTGCCCTTCTACGGCCGCCAACTGCTTCAACCAAAAAGCCAGACCGACCGCAGTACAAAGACCGTGGTCAGAATCCCAGACACCTAAAGCGCAAAAAGACCACAGACACAGCGGCCACGCTTGTTCGGGAgattgggaaaggggagggccATGGTCCGGATGAGAATCAGCCGAGTCCGGAGACGGCGAGGTCGGGGGCGGAAGAGGTGGACGCCGTGGCGATGAGCCAGTTTGATGGCTCGAAGGAAAATATGACGACACTACCCGAGTCTGAACTGGAAACTGCAAAGCTCCGGGCCGAAAATGTCAGGCTTCTGCAAATGATCGCagctgacgaggaggagatcgcTCGATTGGACGTGATCAACGACGCGTTCAAGAAAGAGGTCGTTGTGCTGCAAGCAGCGCTTGAGACTGAGAATATAAACGTCCTGGATGCAGGCTGGGCGACCGATCGGGGAAACGAGATattgaagaagacgaggaaaaAGGCGGTAGAGTCGGTCACGCCCTTTGAGCTGTGGAGAGATAGGGAGTTTGGCCGTCCCGATAACCGAAAAGCCAAGAAAAAGGGCGAAGAGTACATCCTGTTGTTCGAGCAAGGCTTTGGTGATGTGCTGGACAAGCTCTTGGCCTTGGACGATGATAAGTTGAAGGCGTCCCTGCGCAGGTTCCGGGCCGAGGTCACCAAGGCAGAACAACCGaatgctgctgatgaggatGTCTTCGGAGCCCAGCCAGCGGCCAAACCGGAAAGCAAACCGCAAAAGCGACCTCCTGGCTCATATTATGTCACTGATAGAGCGACGGCAGCGACTAGCACAGCGAGTcgtccaacaacagcaataaCCTCCCGCACCATTCCCGGGTCCAACATGAGGCCAGGTCTATCGACAATTGAGGAGAGCTCTTCCAGCCCTGCCGATGAAAGCTCAACGACAGCAGCCCAGCTGAGAATGCAAGGTCGACGATCGTCATCGGCTGGGGGTAGCGCAAAGCATGCCGAAATCTTGGACTTTGAAGAGTGGCTGCTAAGGGGAGGTGCCGTTCTGAGGGGAGGTGCTCGGCTGAGGGGCGGTCGTCCGCTAGGGCAAGTTATGGATGCCGACTACGAACTCAACTGGCGAGCCCGCCGATTAAAGTCGCTCCGGACGTTTTATGGCGAAATGGAGGCGAAAGACACGGAAAAGGGCGATGACGAAGGCGCTGCGTGGGCGAGGGATAGAATGGAAGATTGCGCAGATATGGAGATGTGCTGGATCGGTTGGAAGCACAAATCCGATGCCTTGCTCGAAGGCGAAAGACAAGCTAGTCTTTTTAGGAGTACGCCCATCGGCGTGGGCGAAAGACCGGACTGGTTCCcagatgaggttgatgaggatcttgaccttgatcTCTTGGACATGGAGACCAAAGGTAGCTTGAAAGCCTACGTCTCGGAGTACCATGAGAGGTTCAAGGGTTTGTTCCGGGTCTCGGGCGATAAGGCACGGCGCGGGTCAGTCAATGACACCGATTCACTGCTAGGCAAGACTGCGGCGGGTCGTCGACTGGGCAGTAGGACCCCTCCTCATGGGGGAGGACCACATGCCACAGCGACTGCTTCactgggaggaggacgacagACCACAGTTACTCCTTCTCAGGGAGGGAGACAACAGGCTACAGTGACTCCTCAAGGGCCACAAGTCGGTGGACGTGTAACGGGAGGGCAACAACCTACAGTAACTCCTCCAGGGCCCTCCGTCGGCGGGCGTATAACGGCAGGAAGACGACCTACAGTCACTCCTCAAAG GCCCTCCGTCGGCAGGCGCATAGCGGGACGACAGCCTacagcaacccctccggGCCCTACTCAAAGACGACCTGTCGGCACAGCCACGACAAAAACCCCCACGCCACCTCACCCTTTTGCGGGTTTCACCCGGACGGCACCAAGAGTAAAACCTGCCGTCCCAGGTCAGAGCTCCTCAACCGAAGTctcggaagaggaagaggggaacAAGATCGATACGACGCAGCAGTCCGTCGGCAGCACCACGCCCTCAATGCCGCCGCAGCCGGGGTCTCTACGGCACCTCTCCTTCCGACCTCGCCCGAGGATAGGGGGGGTGGTTCAGGGAGGGCGACGGTCGGGGCTCACACCGGATAGGACGGTCCATTGTGCGACTGGGGTGACGGTCATGGAGTATGATGATGACCCGAGCACGCCGGTGTACGAGAGGTTtagtgacgaggaggaggaggaggaggaggaggatgatgctcCAGCGCCGCAGCAGATtgcggggaggaagaggtcgaTCGATGAgactggggaggtggtggatcaaggggggaggaagagtccCAAGAGGCCGAAGCCTActgtggagggggggtcTTCTGAGTCGGAGGAGCTTTAG
- a CDS encoding hypothetical protein (EggNog:ENOG503P9KV): MPALLPGGGASYTESHSYHSRTKAEIWLPRLMLGALVAMGIGSTIGVSLSGVVFGSTGDLKREGVGITQSFVLFASLLSFFYIILHFLAAKKGDSLYLNFDPPIPSFKHQLHAWAGVVIRLAVVMWSSAIIAVAVGIYHGGGGHRTVRLNLDMFACSLGVVFGSVVMVVVHVASRPFDIPGMSSRNEEIDSEEEYDEKQARGSYSTSGDGRDGITDESTIRATPPGFKSHRPKMPSKSASNISGSSLPSRMRSGKMGRVRRYILQAPAPAVLALVKSPELSRPGRVPTPESPIGPPQRDSQRLEELLVPRASASDSYFTASSLTLMQRADPMKEMPGGKGKRPVSPDTVIYAPRPATTVKLNRRKNNLSAAAGSELPFPTTPSPPPAPAPPPPPPPPAPATTAPPRPSVHTIPGSWDIHHEPDGHGGHGNFI, encoded by the exons ATGCCGGCGTTATTGCCAGGAGGCGGGGCATCCTACACCGAGAGCCACAGCTACCACTCGAGAACAAAGGCAGAGATATGGCTCCCTCGGCTGATGCTAGGGGCGTTGGTGGCGATGGGAATAGGGAGTACCATCGGGGTGTCGCTATCAGGGGTTGTATTTGGGAGCACGGGGGATCtgaagagggaaggggtgggaaTTACGCAGAGCTTTGTGCTGTTTGCT TCGCTATTATCCTTCTTTTACATCATCCTCCATTTCCTTGCCGCCAAGAAGGGCGACAGCCTCTACCTCAACTTCGACCCTCCCATCCCGAGCTTCAAGCACCAGCTTCATGCCTGGGCTGGAGTGGTGATacggttggcggtggtgatgtggagCAGTGCTATTATTGCCGTTGCGGTGGGGATATACcatgggggaggggggcataGGACGGTGAGGTTGAATCTGGATATGTTTGCGTGTTcgttgggggtggtttttggGAGTGTGGTAATGGTTGTGGTGCATGTGGCTAGTAGGCCGTTTGATATCCCGGGGATGTCGTCGAGGAATGAGGAGATTGACAGTGAGGAGGAGTACGATGAGAAGCAGGCAAGGGGATCATACAGCACTTctggtgatgggagggatggCATAACGGATGAAAGCACTATACGGGCGACGCCCCCGGGATTCAAGAGCCATCGGCCGAAAATGCCGTCAAAGTCTGCGTCTAATATCAGTGGGTCGAGCTTGCCAAGCAGGATGAGGTCTGGGAAGATGGGaagggtgaggaggtatATCCTTCAGGCACCTGCTCCGGCTGTTCTGGCGCTGGTGAAGAGTCCTGAGCTGAGTCGTCCGGGTCGTGTGCCGACACCGGAGAGTCCTATTGGACCGCCGCAGAGGGATAGtcagaggttggaggagctgttggtTCCGAGGGCGTCGGCTTCTGATTCGTATTTTACGGCGAGCTCGCTTACTTTGATGCAGAGGGCAGATCCGATGAAGGAGATGCCCGGGGGGAAGGGCAAGAGGCCGGTTTCGCCGGACACGGTGATTTATGCTCCGAGGCCTGCGACGACGGTTAAATTGAATCGGAGGAAGAATAACCTAAGCGCGGCAGCAGGGAGTGAGCTGCCTTTTCCGACtacaccatctccaccaccggcgcctgctcctccacctccgccgccaccaccagcgccggCGACGACAGCACCGCCGCGTCCGAGTGTGCATACCATTCCAGGCTCGTGGGATATACATCATGAACCTGATGGGCATGGTGGACATGGCAATTTCATTTGA
- a CDS encoding hypothetical protein (COG:S; EggNog:ENOG503PEV2): protein MLSILTIVASALALSSVAYCAPAELAPSNGTATVSKYTVYYECNPSNLKWAEIKNIQIGRDYLNGLPGKAKIAGGKHCDRVSCSYNSAIFYCNDDDNEKEVEWERLAEFTSLLLDKCGDKSVVKGRVFDRPNWHTEVQGEAC, encoded by the exons ATGCTATCTATCCTCACCATCGTCGCTAGCGCGCTGGCCCTCTCAAGCGTGGCCTACTGCGCCCCCGCTGAACTCGCCCCCTCCAATGGCACCGCCACGGTCTCAAAATACACTGTATACTACGAGTGTAACCCATCCAACCTGAAGTGGGCCGAAATCAAGAACATCCAGATCGGCCGCGATTATCTAAACGGGCTCCCGGGTAAGGCCAAAATCGCCGGAGGCAAGCACTGCGACCGCGTCAGCTGCTCGTATAACTCGGCCATTTTCTACTGCAACGAC GATGATAACGAGAAGGAGGTCGAGTGGGAGAGGCTCGCCGAATTCACCTCACTGCTTCTTGACAAGTGTGGTGATAAGAGCGTGGTGAAGGGCAGGGTGTTCGATAGGCCTAACTGGCATACTGAGGTTCAGGGTGAAGCTTGCTAA
- the CFD1 gene encoding cytosolic Fe-S cluster assembly factor cfd1 (COG:D; EggNog:ENOG503NVQZ): MSLSKIKHIVLVLSGKGGVGKSSVTTQLALSLSLAGHSVGVLDVDLTGPSIPRMFAIEDAKVTQAPGGWLPITVHEADPTSGLGSLRVMSLGFLLPGRGDAVVWRGPKKTAMVRQFLSDVFWEELDYLLIDTPPGTSDEHISLAETLLQKARPDQVAGAVIVTTPQAVATADVRKELNFCTKTGIRILGVVENMCGFVCPNCSECTNIFGSGGGEVMADDFNVKFLGRVPIDQQFIVLVETGKRPRYPEGTVINGQDISAAAKEAEAEEAKRDTAQLVLKYKDCSLAPIFKTITADVVSAVEQRGA; this comes from the exons ATGTCGCTATCCAAGATAAAACACATTGTCCTT GTCCTCTCGGGCAAGGGCGGTGTCGGAAAGTCATCCGTGACTACCCAGCTCGCATTGTCACTCTCATTAGCTGGCCACTCGGTCGGTGTTCTCGATGTTGACCTCACGGGGCCATCGATACCGCGCATGTTTGCCATCGAGGATGCCAAAGTGACACAGGCACCCGGGGGCTGGCTACCCATCACTGTCCATGAAGCCGATCCAACTTCTGGACTTGGTTCACTTCGGGTCATGAGTCTGGGGTTTTTACTCCCTGGGCGAGGTGATGCTGTGGTATGGCGCGGGCCAAAAAAGACAGCCATGGTGCGCCAGTTCTTGTCAGATGTCTTCTGGGAGGAGCTCGACTACCTTCTCATCGATACACCACCTGGCACGAGTGATGAGCACATCTCTCTTGCCGAGACACTGCTTCAAAAGGCACGGCCAGATCAGGTCGCCGGGGCGGTAATTGTGACAACCCCTCAGGCAGTGGCTACTGCCGACGTGAGGAAAGAACTCAACTTCTGCACCAAGACGGGGATCCGTATATTGGGCGTTGTCGAGAACATGTGCGGCTTTGTTTGCCCGAATTGCAGCGAGTGCACCAACATTTTTGgcagcggaggaggtgaagtCATGGCTGATGACTTCAATGTCAAGTTCTTGGGGCGTGTTCCCATCGACCAGCAGTTTATTGTCTTGGTCGAGACGGGAAAGAGGCCGCGATATCCAGAGGGAACAGTTATTAATGGGCAAGATATCTCGGCAGCTGCCAAGGAGGCAGAGGCTGAGGAGGCTAAGAGAGATACCGCGCAACTGGTACTAAAGTACAAGGACTGCTCGTTGGCGCCGATATTCAAGACGATTACTGCTGATGTTGTTTCGGCAGTTGAGCAAAGGGGCGCGTGA